Proteins from one Mesorhizobium sp. M9A.F.Ca.ET.002.03.1.2 genomic window:
- a CDS encoding N-formylglutamate amidohydrolase, with amino-acid sequence MNKTTFNNAPGGSPAGWTIKLGDSPVIGTAIHSGSDVGRACQSLLCIADPDRLREEDPFTEHFIADFPTQIIVHRSRFQVDLNRAREAAVYRSPDQSWGLNVWREPPAEDIVNESLAFHDAFYGELKRVLADVEKRFGRFVLVDVHSYNHRRQGPKAVPASQDVAPDINIGTSSMDRARWAAAVDAFMEALRGQRFNGELIDVRENVSFQGKGEQTRFVHANFPETGCAIAVEFKKIFMDEWSGDPDWAAIERLRAMLASTVPVLEAALRGMT; translated from the coding sequence GTGAACAAGACCACTTTCAACAATGCTCCGGGCGGGTCACCGGCAGGCTGGACAATCAAGCTCGGTGATTCCCCCGTCATTGGCACGGCGATCCACAGCGGTTCCGACGTCGGACGCGCTTGCCAATCGCTCCTGTGCATCGCCGACCCTGACCGGCTGCGGGAGGAGGACCCCTTCACCGAGCACTTTATCGCCGATTTTCCAACCCAGATCATCGTTCACAGATCGCGCTTTCAAGTCGATCTGAACCGCGCGCGCGAGGCTGCGGTCTATCGGTCGCCGGACCAGTCCTGGGGTCTGAACGTATGGCGAGAGCCTCCGGCCGAGGACATTGTGAACGAGTCTCTCGCCTTTCACGACGCATTCTACGGCGAGCTCAAGCGAGTGCTGGCCGATGTCGAGAAGCGTTTCGGCAGGTTCGTCCTTGTCGACGTCCATAGCTACAACCACCGGCGCCAAGGGCCGAAAGCAGTGCCTGCGTCGCAAGATGTCGCGCCCGACATCAATATCGGCACATCCTCGATGGACCGCGCGCGCTGGGCGGCGGCCGTCGACGCCTTCATGGAGGCGCTGCGCGGCCAGCGTTTCAACGGCGAGCTGATCGACGTGCGCGAGAATGTGTCTTTCCAGGGGAAGGGCGAACAGACCCGTTTCGTCCATGCCAATTTCCCCGAGACCGGCTGTGCCATCGCGGTCGAGTTCAAGAAGATCTTCATGGACGAATGGAGCGGCGACCCCGACTGGGCGGCAATCGAACGGCTGCGCGCCATGCTGGCGTCCACGGTGCCTGTTCTCGAGGCCGCGCTGCGGGGCATGACATGA
- a CDS encoding NAD(P)H-dependent oxidoreductase, producing the protein MSKPKIAIVIGSTRAARFADIPAGWIAKIAKSHADIDVEVVDLRDFPMPFFDEVASSAWVPSQNEVALRWQKKVAEFDGFIFTAAEYNHGPTAVLKNAIDYAANEWNKKPAGFVGYGAVGGARAVEQLRMHAVELQMAPVKSAVHISWGDFLAVRQGEKKLDEIEHLNQSATALINDVAWWAKALKAARQADAINEEVKAA; encoded by the coding sequence ATGTCCAAACCCAAAATCGCCATCGTCATCGGTTCGACCCGCGCCGCGCGCTTCGCCGACATCCCCGCCGGATGGATCGCCAAGATCGCCAAGTCACACGCCGACATCGACGTGGAAGTGGTCGACCTGCGCGACTTCCCGATGCCGTTCTTCGACGAGGTCGCATCGTCCGCCTGGGTGCCGTCGCAGAACGAAGTGGCGCTGCGCTGGCAGAAGAAGGTCGCCGAGTTCGATGGCTTCATCTTCACCGCCGCCGAATACAATCATGGCCCGACGGCGGTGCTGAAGAACGCCATCGACTACGCCGCCAACGAATGGAACAAGAAGCCGGCCGGCTTCGTCGGCTATGGCGCCGTCGGCGGCGCGCGTGCCGTCGAGCAGCTCCGGATGCATGCCGTCGAGTTGCAGATGGCGCCGGTCAAGTCCGCCGTCCACATTTCGTGGGGCGACTTCCTCGCCGTCAGGCAAGGCGAAAAGAAGCTCGACGAGATCGAGCACCTGAACCAGTCTGCCACCGCCCTCATCAACGACGTCGCGTGGTGGGCGAAGGCATTGAAGGCAGCGCGTCAGGCCGACGCGATCAATGAAGAAGTCAAGGCGGCCTGA
- a CDS encoding helix-turn-helix domain-containing protein, producing MIPRHPHRTEDCRAISEILQRVGDKWTVLVVGKLGDGSMRFNELRSAVGGISQKMLTTTLRGLERDGFVTRTVFPTIPPRVDYELTDLGYELLVPVGALGEWARKNTERVKVAREKFDSMHA from the coding sequence TTGATACCAAGGCACCCGCACCGCACCGAGGACTGCCGCGCCATCTCGGAAATCCTGCAGCGCGTCGGCGACAAATGGACGGTGCTCGTCGTCGGCAAGCTCGGCGACGGGTCGATGCGTTTCAACGAATTGCGCAGTGCCGTCGGCGGCATCTCGCAAAAGATGCTGACCACCACCTTGCGCGGGCTGGAGCGCGACGGCTTCGTCACCCGCACCGTGTTCCCGACCATCCCGCCGCGCGTCGACTATGAGCTGACCGATCTGGGCTACGAGCTTCTGGTGCCGGTCGGCGCACTCGGCGAGTGGGCGCGCAAGAACACCGAACGGGTCAAGGTGGCACGCGAAAAATTCGACAGTATGCACGCTTGA
- a CDS encoding acyl-CoA thioesterase: MVHYADGRPIGDLTLRTLAMPSDANAAGDIFGGWVMAQMDLACGIRAAERAKGRVVTAAVKEMSFAKPMKVGDTLCIYTHVERVGRTSMTLKVEAWAQRYLSDLMEKVTHADFVMVALDSEGRPKAIPAEG, from the coding sequence ATGGTGCATTACGCGGATGGACGGCCGATCGGCGATCTGACGCTCAGGACGCTGGCCATGCCTTCGGACGCCAATGCGGCGGGCGATATCTTCGGCGGCTGGGTGATGGCGCAGATGGACCTTGCCTGCGGCATCCGCGCCGCCGAGCGCGCCAAGGGCCGCGTGGTGACGGCGGCGGTGAAGGAAATGTCGTTCGCCAAGCCGATGAAGGTCGGCGACACGCTGTGCATCTATACGCATGTCGAGCGCGTCGGCCGCACCTCGATGACGCTCAAGGTCGAGGCCTGGGCGCAACGCTACCTCTCCGACCTGATGGAGAAGGTCACCCACGCCGACTTCGTCATGGTGGCGCTGGACAGCGAAGGCAGGCCGAAAGCGATTCCGGCGGAGGGCTGA
- a CDS encoding nuclear transport factor 2 family protein translates to MPGVEAAIRELLENRSAAMAAKDIEWLMSLYADDIAYFDLVPPLRYVGSNALRERFLDWFPRWSGPIGQELGQLDVAAGDAVAAAWMLIRAHGTLKTGANVDYWVRVSNAFRRSGDRWTITHEHVSLPVDMRSGTAVLDLTP, encoded by the coding sequence ATGCCAGGCGTTGAAGCCGCGATCAGGGAACTGCTGGAGAATAGATCGGCTGCCATGGCCGCCAAGGACATCGAGTGGCTTATGTCCCTTTACGCCGACGACATAGCCTATTTCGACCTCGTGCCGCCGCTTCGTTATGTGGGATCCAACGCCCTTCGCGAGCGGTTCCTGGATTGGTTTCCCCGCTGGTCTGGTCCGATTGGCCAGGAGCTTGGCCAACTGGATGTTGCAGCCGGCGACGCGGTTGCCGCCGCATGGATGCTTATCCGAGCGCATGGCACGCTGAAAACCGGCGCGAATGTCGACTACTGGGTGCGCGTGAGCAATGCATTTCGTCGATCTGGAGACAGATGGACCATCACGCACGAGCACGTTTCCCTCCCCGTCGACATGCGGAGCGGGACAGCAGTCCTGGACTTGACCCCATAG
- a CDS encoding GMC family oxidoreductase N-terminal domain-containing protein, translating to MQTYDFIVVGSGSAGSVLAERLSASGRFSVLVLEAGGTDRRFYVQMPLGYGKTFFDPAVNWNYKAEPDPGLSNNVDHWPRGKLLGGSSSINAMVWIRGAREDFDAWAAAGNPGWGFDDLLPAFKALEDNEAGADRWRGVGGPLHITDCSNAVHPLTKLYLAAATQAGLPLNPDFNGASQEGVGIYQITTRNGRRMSAARAFLRPAMQRKNVRVEMNALATRVLFEGKRAVGIEYLQNGETRTARAGREVILSGGSINSPQLLQLSGVGPSALLGALGIPVIHANENVGANLQDHVGINYTFKGRLPTLNQILRPWWGKLMVGMQYMLMRSGPLSLSMNNAGGFFRTDPALSRPNMQLYFQAFSTVIPKSGERPILTPDPWPGFSIGLSNCRPSSRGEIMIRSKNPRDYPRIVANAYSTEADVAEMLAAVKFVRKIASMPAMADIIEEEVLPGPSITSDADLIQDFRKRSGTVYHPVSTCRMGPDAARAVVDPRLRVHGFAGLRVIDASIFPDNITGNTNAAAIMTGWKGAELVLEDQK from the coding sequence ATGCAGACCTATGATTTCATCGTCGTCGGCTCCGGCTCGGCCGGCTCGGTTCTGGCCGAAAGACTGTCGGCCTCGGGCCGCTTCTCGGTCCTGGTGCTCGAAGCCGGCGGCACCGACCGCCGCTTCTACGTGCAGATGCCGCTAGGCTACGGCAAGACCTTCTTCGACCCTGCGGTCAACTGGAACTACAAGGCCGAGCCGGACCCGGGGCTCAGCAACAATGTCGACCACTGGCCGCGCGGCAAACTGCTCGGCGGCTCCAGTTCGATCAACGCCATGGTCTGGATCCGGGGCGCGCGCGAGGATTTCGACGCCTGGGCGGCGGCCGGCAACCCCGGCTGGGGTTTTGACGATCTCCTGCCCGCCTTCAAGGCGCTCGAGGACAATGAAGCCGGAGCCGACCGCTGGCGCGGTGTCGGCGGTCCGTTGCACATCACCGACTGCTCGAACGCCGTCCACCCGCTGACCAAGCTCTATCTCGCGGCCGCCACCCAGGCCGGCCTGCCGCTCAACCCGGATTTCAACGGTGCGTCCCAGGAGGGCGTCGGCATATACCAGATCACCACCAGGAACGGCCGCCGCATGTCGGCCGCCCGCGCCTTCCTGCGTCCGGCGATGCAGCGAAAAAATGTCCGTGTCGAGATGAATGCGCTGGCGACCAGGGTCCTGTTCGAGGGCAAGCGCGCCGTCGGCATCGAATATCTGCAGAACGGCGAGACCAGGACCGCCCGCGCCGGCCGCGAAGTGATCCTGTCGGGCGGCTCGATCAATTCGCCGCAACTGCTCCAGCTCTCCGGCGTCGGTCCCTCGGCGCTGCTCGGCGCTCTCGGCATTCCCGTCATTCACGCCAACGAGAATGTCGGGGCGAACCTGCAGGACCATGTCGGCATCAACTACACGTTCAAGGGCAGGCTGCCGACGCTCAACCAGATCCTGCGCCCGTGGTGGGGCAAGCTCATGGTCGGCATGCAATACATGCTGATGCGCTCCGGCCCGCTGTCGCTGTCGATGAACAACGCCGGCGGCTTTTTCCGCACCGACCCGGCGCTTTCGCGGCCCAATATGCAGCTCTATTTCCAGGCGTTCTCGACCGTCATCCCCAAGAGCGGCGAGCGTCCGATCCTGACGCCCGACCCGTGGCCGGGCTTTTCCATCGGCCTGTCGAACTGCCGTCCGTCGAGCCGTGGCGAGATCATGATCCGCTCGAAGAATCCGCGCGACTATCCCCGGATCGTCGCCAACGCCTACTCGACCGAAGCGGATGTCGCCGAAATGCTGGCGGCAGTGAAGTTCGTTCGCAAGATCGCCTCGATGCCGGCAATGGCCGACATCATCGAGGAAGAGGTTTTGCCTGGTCCATCGATCACCTCCGACGCCGATCTGATCCAGGATTTCAGGAAGCGCTCGGGCACCGTCTATCACCCGGTCTCGACCTGCCGCATGGGGCCGGACGCCGCCCGCGCCGTCGTCGACCCACGCCTGCGAGTTCACGGGTTCGCCGGCTTGCGCGTCATCGACGCTTCGATCTTTCCCGATAATATCACCGGCAACACCAACGCCGCCGCGATCATGACCGGATGGAAGGGCGCGGAATTGGTTCTGGAGGATCAGAAATGA
- a CDS encoding mandelate racemase/muconate lactonizing enzyme family protein: MKITDVKTWVVGNPPPGIGGKYFIFVKLTTDGGVIGYGEAYNATFSAHVTAKMVEDMAERYLVGRDPHDIENFFRRAYSSGFTQRPDVSGMGCFSALEMACWDIIGKEAGKPVYKLLGGQVNETLRSYTYLYPHTGSVHSEDARGKNVYNDPDLAAECALEYVEQGFNAVKLDPAGPYTAFDGHQPRLVDIDLSARMIRAIREAVGTRADILFGTHGQFTASGALRMARAIEPYDPLWFEEPVPPDMPEVMAQVARATSIPIATGERLTTKFEFARVIENRAATILQPDLGRSGGIFETKKIAAMAEAYHIQIAPHCYCGPIVGAANIQLAVTLPNFLILESLKQWDGFHEKLLKKKIEWQDGNVIPSKEPGLGVELNEAVCEAHPWTGKDLHLQMMQTPLTP, translated from the coding sequence ATGAAAATCACCGACGTAAAAACCTGGGTTGTCGGCAATCCACCGCCCGGCATCGGCGGCAAGTATTTCATCTTCGTCAAGCTCACCACCGACGGCGGCGTCATTGGCTATGGCGAGGCCTACAACGCCACCTTCTCCGCTCATGTCACCGCGAAGATGGTCGAGGACATGGCCGAGCGCTATCTCGTCGGCCGCGATCCGCACGACATCGAGAATTTCTTCCGCCGCGCCTATTCCTCCGGCTTCACCCAGCGCCCCGATGTTTCCGGCATGGGCTGTTTCTCGGCGCTCGAAATGGCCTGCTGGGACATCATCGGCAAGGAGGCCGGCAAGCCGGTCTACAAGCTGCTCGGTGGCCAGGTGAACGAAACGTTGCGTTCCTATACCTATCTCTACCCGCATACCGGCAGCGTCCATTCGGAGGACGCGCGCGGCAAGAACGTCTACAACGATCCCGACCTGGCGGCCGAATGCGCGCTCGAATATGTCGAGCAGGGTTTTAACGCCGTCAAGCTCGACCCGGCCGGTCCCTACACCGCCTTTGACGGCCACCAGCCGCGCCTCGTCGACATCGACCTCTCCGCCCGCATGATCAGGGCGATCCGCGAGGCGGTCGGCACAAGGGCCGACATCCTGTTCGGCACGCATGGCCAGTTCACCGCATCGGGAGCGCTGCGCATGGCCCGCGCCATCGAGCCTTACGATCCGCTGTGGTTCGAAGAACCGGTGCCGCCCGACATGCCAGAAGTCATGGCGCAGGTCGCCCGCGCGACCTCCATCCCCATCGCCACCGGCGAACGGCTGACGACCAAGTTCGAATTCGCCCGTGTCATCGAGAACCGCGCCGCGACCATTTTGCAGCCCGACCTCGGCCGCTCCGGCGGCATTTTCGAAACCAAGAAGATCGCCGCCATGGCCGAAGCCTATCACATACAGATCGCCCCGCACTGCTATTGCGGGCCGATCGTCGGTGCGGCCAACATCCAGCTTGCCGTGACCCTGCCCAACTTCCTCATCCTGGAATCGCTGAAGCAGTGGGACGGCTTTCACGAGAAGCTGCTGAAGAAGAAAATCGAGTGGCAGGACGGCAACGTCATTCCGTCGAAGGAGCCTGGCCTCGGCGTCGAGCTGAACGAAGCCGTCTGCGAGGCGCATCCCTGGACCGGCAAGGACTTGCATCTGCAGATGATGCAGACGCCGTTGACGCCGTGA
- a CDS encoding diacylglycerol kinase family protein, with amino-acid sequence MKVGVVLNPIAGGGRLKRHWPEVGASLKKHFGDFELRETQAEGDAERLALDLAASGFDLVIAAGGDGTASEVADGLLQAFGESGRTAALGVLPCGTGIDFARGLGLPDEVDLTLKRIAGAKARKVDAGRVCYVDDHGALASRHFINIASLGLSGATDRAVNADKRKGKVSAKALFYWRTVWEFIRYRFQDVRISVDDGAPVEARTALVAVANGKFFGGGMMIAPDAELDDGQFDIIILRAAGKLKLIWDIRLLYGGRHRNHPAITILRGKKVVVEPLGDVAENGALVDIDGESPGRIPATFEILPGALTLRY; translated from the coding sequence TTGAAGGTCGGGGTGGTTCTCAATCCGATTGCCGGTGGCGGCCGGCTCAAACGACATTGGCCTGAGGTCGGTGCTTCGCTGAAAAAGCATTTTGGCGATTTCGAACTGCGCGAGACGCAAGCCGAGGGCGACGCCGAACGGCTGGCGCTCGACCTTGCCGCCAGCGGCTTCGACCTGGTGATCGCGGCCGGCGGTGACGGCACCGCCAGCGAAGTGGCCGACGGGCTGTTGCAGGCGTTTGGAGAAAGCGGCCGGACGGCCGCGCTCGGCGTGCTGCCTTGCGGCACCGGCATCGATTTCGCCCGCGGGCTCGGCCTGCCTGATGAGGTCGACCTGACGCTGAAGCGCATCGCCGGGGCCAAGGCCCGGAAGGTCGATGCCGGCCGCGTCTGCTATGTCGACGACCATGGCGCGCTGGCCAGCCGCCACTTCATCAACATCGCCAGCCTCGGTCTTTCGGGCGCCACCGACCGCGCGGTCAACGCCGACAAGCGCAAGGGCAAGGTGTCGGCCAAGGCGCTGTTCTATTGGCGCACCGTGTGGGAGTTCATCCGCTACCGGTTCCAGGACGTCAGGATATCAGTCGACGACGGCGCTCCGGTCGAGGCGCGCACGGCGCTGGTGGCGGTGGCCAACGGAAAGTTCTTCGGCGGCGGCATGATGATCGCGCCCGATGCCGAACTGGACGACGGGCAGTTCGACATCATCATCCTGCGGGCGGCGGGCAAGCTGAAACTGATCTGGGATATCAGGCTGCTCTATGGCGGGCGGCACCGCAACCATCCGGCAATCACCATTTTGCGCGGCAAGAAGGTGGTTGTCGAACCGCTCGGCGATGTGGCAGAGAACGGCGCGCTGGTCGACATAGACGGCGAGTCGCCGGGGCGCATACCAGCGACCTTCGAGATCCTGCCCGGCGCGCTGACGCTCAGATATTGA
- a CDS encoding DUF4383 domain-containing protein has product MTLIQKLAVAYALLFFGVVAIGYIPAFNDPGGNLFGLFSLQWYDDLLHAFSGVWALAAAFISHRQAVFYFKLFGSVYLFDGVLGLITGSGCLDAGIFINGFRSLDDIEFPARFFANLPHLVIGGFAVYVGFRLSKRVHDHFAAA; this is encoded by the coding sequence ATGACGTTGATCCAGAAGCTTGCCGTCGCCTATGCCTTGCTGTTCTTCGGCGTCGTCGCCATCGGCTACATCCCGGCATTCAACGACCCCGGCGGCAATCTGTTCGGCCTGTTCTCGCTGCAATGGTACGACGATCTTCTGCACGCCTTCTCCGGCGTCTGGGCGCTGGCCGCCGCCTTCATCTCGCACCGCCAGGCGGTGTTCTATTTCAAGCTGTTCGGCTCGGTCTATCTGTTCGACGGCGTGCTCGGCCTGATCACCGGTTCCGGCTGCCTCGACGCCGGCATCTTCATCAACGGCTTCCGCTCACTTGACGACATCGAATTCCCGGCCCGCTTCTTCGCCAACCTGCCGCATCTCGTCATCGGCGGCTTCGCCGTCTATGTCGGCTTCCGGCTGTCGAAGCGCGTGCACGACCATTTTGCCGCGGCCTGA
- a CDS encoding FAD-binding oxidoreductase, translating into MIEQKGFRLSRRLLLGAAVVGGAMLWGGTTVARLARGPSGQKNAGRIADIDGISLPLRPLENAPAHDPSLPWSAKGGDINDASGLSMTPVYGVVEVREEDHVAKALAFARANGLKVSVAAVRHSMGGHAFDDNALVLDMRAFNKVTVDTAAKTMTLQPGACWHDIQNLLHPRFAVKAMQSTDIFSVGGSLSVNAHGMDHQSGSVASSIRSMRVMLADGSVTSCTPTENAELFRHVVGGYGLFGVVLEATLDIVDNAVYRTSREIIKSDDFPKFFAEVLEPNKDIGLFYGHLSTAPGNFLEDMIVYRYDKVADQPPAGQPVLGEPGSVELKRVIMNLAKWGDLFQELKWFTEKTLEPKFESCTVARTAAMGEGEACLVTRNNPMHDSVPYLFNDLVDETDILHEYFIPRAAYTPFIAEAREILRNQSLPVLNASVRIVHKEDVALNYAPEPAYSLVLYINQPTDAGGNAKMRALTRALIDVTTRHGGRFFLPYQLHYTGKELLASYPELPAFLAKKREYDPEELFSSTFHRAIKALSGMA; encoded by the coding sequence ATGATAGAGCAAAAAGGATTTCGCCTGTCGCGGCGGCTGCTGCTTGGTGCGGCCGTCGTCGGCGGCGCCATGCTGTGGGGCGGGACGACGGTGGCGCGGCTGGCGCGCGGCCCGTCGGGGCAGAAGAATGCTGGACGCATCGCCGACATAGACGGCATTTCCTTGCCGCTGAGGCCGCTGGAGAACGCGCCGGCCCATGATCCATCGCTGCCATGGTCGGCCAAAGGCGGCGACATCAACGATGCCAGCGGCCTGTCGATGACGCCGGTCTATGGCGTGGTCGAAGTGCGCGAGGAAGACCACGTCGCCAAGGCATTGGCCTTCGCCCGCGCCAACGGCTTGAAAGTGTCGGTGGCCGCGGTGCGCCATTCGATGGGCGGCCACGCCTTCGACGACAATGCGCTGGTGCTCGACATGCGCGCCTTCAACAAGGTGACGGTCGACACGGCGGCGAAGACGATGACCCTGCAGCCGGGTGCGTGCTGGCACGATATCCAGAACCTGCTGCATCCGCGCTTCGCGGTGAAGGCGATGCAGTCGACCGACATCTTTTCGGTCGGCGGATCGCTGTCGGTCAACGCGCATGGAATGGACCATCAGTCCGGCTCGGTGGCGAGCTCGATCCGCTCGATGCGGGTGATGCTGGCCGACGGGTCGGTGACGAGTTGCACGCCGACCGAGAATGCCGAACTGTTCCGCCATGTCGTCGGTGGTTACGGCCTGTTCGGCGTGGTGCTGGAGGCGACGCTCGACATCGTCGACAACGCCGTCTACCGGACCTCGCGCGAGATCATCAAATCGGATGATTTCCCGAAATTCTTCGCCGAGGTGCTGGAGCCGAACAAGGATATCGGCCTGTTCTACGGGCACCTGTCGACGGCGCCGGGCAATTTCCTCGAGGACATGATCGTCTACCGCTACGACAAGGTGGCCGACCAGCCGCCGGCCGGGCAGCCGGTCCTCGGCGAACCCGGATCAGTCGAGTTGAAACGGGTGATTATGAACCTGGCGAAATGGGGAGACCTGTTCCAGGAGCTGAAGTGGTTTACCGAAAAGACGCTGGAGCCGAAATTCGAGAGCTGCACGGTGGCGCGGACGGCAGCGATGGGAGAAGGCGAGGCCTGCCTGGTCACGCGCAACAACCCGATGCACGATTCAGTGCCCTATCTGTTCAACGATCTCGTAGACGAAACAGACATATTGCACGAGTATTTCATCCCACGCGCAGCCTACACTCCGTTCATCGCGGAAGCCCGGGAGATCCTGCGCAACCAGTCATTACCGGTGCTCAACGCCTCGGTGCGCATCGTCCACAAGGAGGATGTGGCGCTGAATTACGCGCCGGAACCGGCCTATTCGCTGGTGCTCTACATCAACCAGCCGACAGATGCCGGCGGCAATGCGAAGATGCGCGCACTGACACGGGCGCTGATCGACGTGACGACCAGGCATGGCGGGCGGTTTTTCCTGCCCTACCAGCTGCATTATACGGGCAAGGAACTGCTGGCTTCCTATCCGGAACTGCCGGCCTTCCTGGCGAAGAAGCGGGAGTACGATCCGGAGGAGCTGTTTTCGTCGACCTTCCACCGTGCGATCAAGGCGTTGAGCGGGATGGCCTGA
- a CDS encoding DUF3137 domain-containing protein, translating into METADFMPDEADIAGIKRNLEAYEAGRALAYRQVRWRVPLFVGLVLVFVALVAWLFNTVADPNEQWVSTPHVLLYVVGFVAAILLYFQAIKPASKLQQSYRKTLLPIAFGFIRDIRYEHDVTPNSFGRLPRETIGTFNTKRFDDIVSGRYEGFPFELYEADLRQGTGKSETTAFKGVVVAFETIVPFPGILVATRRTNAVVGFFRGIFAGKMQELSCGVPELDAAYDFRTDNVEAAQPLVSGRLAQALTWLGETWPDDPARVALNGSDGFLLLPQTKNFFGLPDISVPIDYAKHVAPMISDMGAILATAALVRKIGAKDEAAG; encoded by the coding sequence ATGGAAACAGCGGATTTCATGCCTGATGAAGCTGACATCGCCGGCATCAAGAGAAATCTCGAGGCCTATGAGGCCGGGAGGGCTTTGGCCTACCGGCAAGTCCGCTGGCGGGTGCCGCTGTTCGTCGGGCTGGTGCTGGTGTTCGTGGCGCTGGTCGCCTGGCTCTTCAACACGGTCGCCGATCCCAACGAGCAATGGGTCTCGACGCCGCATGTGTTGCTCTATGTCGTCGGGTTCGTAGCGGCGATCCTGCTCTATTTCCAGGCGATCAAGCCAGCGAGCAAATTGCAGCAATCGTACCGCAAGACCCTGCTGCCGATCGCCTTCGGCTTCATCAGGGATATTCGCTACGAGCATGACGTGACGCCGAATTCGTTCGGCCGGCTGCCGCGCGAGACGATCGGCACGTTCAACACCAAGCGCTTCGACGACATCGTGTCCGGCCGCTACGAGGGATTTCCGTTCGAGCTTTACGAAGCCGATCTCCGGCAAGGCACCGGCAAGAGCGAAACGACCGCGTTCAAGGGCGTCGTCGTCGCCTTCGAGACCATCGTGCCGTTCCCCGGCATATTGGTGGCGACGCGCCGGACAAATGCGGTCGTCGGCTTTTTCCGCGGCATCTTCGCCGGCAAGATGCAGGAACTGTCATGCGGCGTGCCGGAACTCGATGCGGCCTACGACTTCCGCACCGACAATGTCGAGGCGGCGCAGCCGCTGGTGAGCGGCCGGCTGGCGCAGGCTCTGACATGGCTAGGCGAGACATGGCCTGATGATCCGGCGCGGGTTGCGCTCAACGGCAGCGACGGTTTTCTGCTGTTGCCGCAGACGAAGAATTTCTTCGGGCTGCCTGATATCTCCGTGCCGATCGACTACGCCAAGCATGTCGCGCCGATGATATCAGACATGGGCGCGATCCTGGCGACGGCGGCGCTGGTGCGCAAGATCGGGGCGAAGGACGAGGCGGCGGGTTAG
- a CDS encoding CapA family protein: MSNYPLSYKLSWLPRFLRPSLGGDRQGFAPAAAATMEPPASAVRLAFVGDISAVANRRAPECDPAIKALLGSADLVIGNCESPVVERPSAAMGTTLGTHHAMTERFLAEALAAVGIPHEKLVLSLANNHVLDQGVEGFDETVAALKRLGIRTIGTAADGPVERLAVGPLTIGFAAFTLWRNADAAAFASRASMQGDPAQWPRGAADGVDLVCAVPHWDWEFRHFPRGETRALARRLAAQGVGLIAGHHAHVVQPVERIGKALVAYGLGDFLGTAFARQPWPGRIGGILTVDISADAGTRGAIAAYRLHAFMRLREGGHERLVPVEALKSRMRGKVEGRLKAIFPQEENG, encoded by the coding sequence GTGTCGAACTATCCGCTCTCCTACAAATTGTCGTGGCTGCCGCGCTTCCTCCGGCCTTCGCTCGGCGGCGATCGACAAGGCTTTGCGCCGGCGGCCGCAGCGACGATGGAGCCGCCGGCCAGCGCGGTGCGACTGGCCTTTGTCGGCGATATCTCCGCGGTGGCCAATCGCAGAGCGCCGGAGTGCGATCCGGCGATCAAGGCGCTGCTCGGCTCCGCCGACCTGGTGATCGGCAATTGCGAAAGCCCGGTGGTGGAGCGACCGAGCGCGGCGATGGGCACGACGCTCGGCACCCATCATGCCATGACAGAGCGGTTTCTCGCCGAGGCGCTGGCCGCCGTCGGCATCCCGCATGAGAAACTGGTTTTGTCGCTCGCCAACAATCATGTGCTCGACCAGGGCGTCGAGGGGTTCGACGAGACGGTTGCGGCGCTGAAACGGCTCGGCATCCGCACCATCGGTACCGCCGCCGACGGTCCGGTCGAGCGCCTTGCGGTCGGGCCGCTGACGATAGGCTTTGCCGCCTTCACGCTGTGGCGCAATGCCGACGCGGCGGCGTTCGCGAGCCGGGCGTCGATGCAGGGCGACCCGGCTCAATGGCCGCGCGGCGCCGCCGACGGTGTCGATCTCGTCTGCGCGGTGCCGCATTGGGACTGGGAGTTCCGGCATTTTCCGCGAGGCGAGACGCGGGCACTGGCACGGCGTTTGGCCGCGCAAGGCGTCGGGCTGATCGCCGGCCATCATGCCCATGTCGTGCAGCCGGTGGAACGGATCGGCAAGGCGCTCGTCGCCTATGGGCTCGGCGATTTCCTCGGCACGGCCTTTGCGCGCCAGCCATGGCCCGGCCGCATCGGGGGCATCCTGACCGTCGATATCAGCGCCGACGCCGGCACGCGGGGCGCCATTGCCGCCTACCGGCTGCACGCCTTCATGCGGCTGCGGGAGGGCGGGCATGAGCGGCTGGTTCCGGTTGAGGCGCTGAAAAGCCGAATGCGCGGCAAGGTCGAGGGTCGGTTGAAAGCGATCTTCCCACAAGAGGAGAACGGATAG